One window of Acidobacteriota bacterium genomic DNA carries:
- a CDS encoding substrate-binding domain-containing protein encodes MFVSRISTLVLTALLASCQPATETITFFHTASLSPLVETVSKRFEGMHPGVAVVRESGAGLDIIRKLPGRTPGPDLLAVSDRRLLERLLDSGSVNRAFEFLGNDMVLATRDPEFLSATRLSGRSHRRWYEILLERDYSYGIADPDRDPTGYCAHMVWKLAEMHYERPGLYRRLLNGLDSRWICSESGELAALLRADALDLAFLYRSTALQTGLAFLDLPPQIALGETLYGASYSQATLRVTGKVPDSMAELKGVPIRYGVALMRESSPWAERYLNYLLSPEVQALYRELGYRNIPVTRIEPW; translated from the coding sequence ATGTTCGTCTCCCGGATTTCGACCCTCGTCCTGACCGCACTCCTGGCCTCGTGCCAACCTGCGACCGAGACCATCACCTTTTTCCACACCGCGAGCCTGTCGCCCCTGGTCGAGACCGTCTCCAAGCGGTTCGAGGGCATGCATCCCGGTGTCGCGGTGGTGCGCGAGTCCGGGGCCGGCCTGGACATCATTCGCAAGTTGCCGGGCCGGACGCCGGGTCCGGATCTGCTGGCGGTTTCGGACCGGCGCCTGCTGGAGCGCCTCCTGGATTCCGGCAGCGTGAACCGGGCGTTCGAATTCCTGGGGAACGACATGGTGCTGGCCACCCGGGATCCCGAATTCCTGAGCGCGACCCGGCTCTCCGGGCGGTCCCATCGCCGCTGGTACGAGATCCTTCTGGAGCGGGACTACTCCTACGGCATCGCCGATCCCGACCGGGACCCGACCGGATACTGCGCCCACATGGTGTGGAAGCTGGCGGAGATGCACTACGAACGCCCCGGCCTCTACCGGAGGCTCCTGAATGGGCTGGATTCGCGCTGGATCTGCTCCGAGTCGGGCGAGCTGGCGGCGCTGCTTCGGGCCGATGCCCTGGATCTGGCTTTTCTCTACCGGTCCACGGCGCTCCAGACCGGGTTGGCCTTTCTCGACCTGCCTCCCCAAATCGCTCTGGGTGAAACCCTTTATGGCGCGTCCTACTCGCAGGCGACTCTCCGGGTCACCGGCAAGGTTCCCGATTCCATGGCCGAGCTCAAGGGCGTCCCGATCCGGTACGGCGTCGCCCTGATGAGGGAGAGCAGTCCCTGGGCCGAACGCTATCTGAACTACCTATTGAGCCCCGAGGTCCAGGCCCTCTACCGGGAGTTGGGTTACCGCAACATACCGGTGACCCGGATTGAGCCCTGGTAG
- a CDS encoding transketolase: MTSNPDSTVVTPDRIRSLQGMANRLRRHSLVATTEAGSGHPTSCFSCADLVSTIFFQFLRFDLTRPDHPANDRFVLSKGHAAPVLYAALAEGGAFPVERLLTLRRIDSELEGHPTPRSRWVDVGTGSLGQGLAIGVGMALALRNRPSGNRVYVLMGDGETAEGAVWEAAALAGFYGLDNLIGVVDVNGYGQSQNTMYDHDLDGYCDRFRAFGWHAAAVDGHDVGEISAALQDACDQTGKPSVIVARTLKGKGVSFMENRDGWHGKPIPRGADLERALEELGPEAPADPSLRVALPAENGDSGAADSGGSAKMEPPAYTDQDRVATRVAYGTGLRKLGNANPRVVALDGDTKNSTYSLRFMEQHPDRFFECFIAEQAMVGAAVGMGAVGKIPFASTFAAFMTRAYDLIRMAAISQSNLKLCGSHAGVSIGEDGPSQMGLEDLAMMRAIQGSTVLYPSDAVATERLVEVASQTPGIVYIRTTRPKTACLYDAAETFVRGGSKTVRTSPSDQATVVGAGITLHEALKAHGQLQDEGIDIRVIDLYSVKPVDGESLARAARETGAIVTVEDHYADGGLGDAVVDALAGRQYRYRKLAVTDLPRSGPSAELMDGHGIGARAIVEAVRDLVS; this comes from the coding sequence ATGACATCAAATCCAGATTCTACCGTGGTCACCCCCGACCGAATCCGATCCCTCCAGGGAATGGCCAACCGTTTGCGGCGCCACTCGCTGGTCGCCACCACCGAGGCCGGTTCGGGACATCCGACCTCCTGCTTCTCCTGTGCCGACCTGGTCTCCACCATCTTCTTCCAATTCCTGCGCTTCGACCTCACCCGGCCGGATCATCCGGCAAATGACCGCTTCGTGCTCTCCAAGGGACATGCCGCACCGGTTCTTTACGCGGCCTTGGCCGAAGGAGGAGCCTTTCCGGTGGAAAGGCTCCTCACTCTGCGGCGGATCGACAGCGAGTTGGAGGGGCATCCCACACCCCGAAGCCGCTGGGTCGACGTCGGCACGGGGTCCCTGGGCCAGGGACTGGCCATCGGCGTGGGAATGGCGCTGGCCCTCAGGAACCGTCCTTCGGGAAACCGGGTCTATGTCCTCATGGGGGACGGAGAAACCGCCGAGGGTGCGGTTTGGGAAGCGGCCGCCCTGGCCGGATTCTACGGTCTGGACAATCTCATCGGTGTGGTGGACGTGAACGGGTACGGCCAGAGCCAGAACACCATGTACGACCACGACCTGGACGGCTACTGCGACCGTTTTCGCGCCTTCGGCTGGCACGCGGCTGCCGTGGACGGCCACGACGTGGGGGAGATCTCGGCCGCACTCCAGGACGCATGCGACCAGACCGGCAAGCCCTCGGTCATCGTCGCCCGCACCCTCAAGGGCAAGGGAGTCTCCTTCATGGAGAACCGGGACGGCTGGCACGGAAAACCGATTCCCCGTGGAGCAGACCTGGAGCGGGCGCTGGAGGAGCTGGGTCCGGAGGCGCCGGCCGATCCATCCCTGCGCGTGGCGCTGCCGGCCGAAAACGGCGACTCCGGCGCCGCGGATTCCGGCGGGAGTGCGAAGATGGAGCCGCCCGCCTACACCGATCAGGACCGGGTGGCCACCCGCGTCGCGTACGGGACCGGACTGCGGAAGTTGGGAAACGCCAATCCCCGGGTCGTGGCCCTGGACGGCGACACCAAGAACTCAACCTACTCGCTGCGGTTCATGGAGCAACACCCGGACCGCTTCTTCGAGTGCTTCATCGCGGAGCAGGCCATGGTCGGAGCGGCCGTGGGCATGGGCGCCGTGGGCAAGATTCCATTCGCCTCCACCTTCGCCGCCTTCATGACCCGCGCCTACGACCTGATTCGGATGGCGGCCATCTCCCAGAGCAACCTCAAGCTCTGCGGCTCCCATGCCGGCGTCTCCATCGGAGAGGACGGCCCCTCACAAATGGGTCTGGAGGATCTGGCCATGATGCGGGCCATTCAAGGGTCCACGGTCCTCTATCCCAGCGACGCCGTCGCCACGGAGCGCCTGGTCGAGGTGGCCTCCCAGACACCCGGCATCGTCTACATCCGAACCACCCGTCCCAAGACCGCCTGCCTCTACGATGCGGCGGAGACCTTCGTCCGCGGCGGGTCCAAGACCGTTCGAACCAGCCCCTCCGACCAAGCCACGGTCGTAGGCGCCGGAATCACCCTTCACGAAGCCCTCAAGGCGCATGGGCAACTGCAGGACGAGGGCATCGACATCCGCGTCATCGACCTGTACTCCGTCAAGCCGGTCGATGGCGAGTCTCTGGCGCGGGCGGCGCGGGAGACCGGAGCCATCGTCACCGTGGAGGACCACTACGCCGACGGAGGTCTGGGAGACGCCGTCGTGGACGCCCTGGCCGGACGGCAGTACCGCTACCGGAAGCTGGCCGTGACCGACCTGCCCCGGTCCGGACCCTCGGCCGAGCTGATGGACGGCCACGGCATCGGAGCCCGCGCCATCGTGGAGGCGGTGCGGGATCTGGTCTCCTAG
- a CDS encoding UPF0182 family protein, which translates to MGRIRTMIPLLLILTVWGALAGGISLYIDYLWFDAVGYLEVFQTTLASKFLFWLAGFGVSFLILGSNLYLAGRRHHGIYWMSPELQATARKGTQFVFWVAILVLSVLMGMVVQSQWLTFLQFWNQVPTGSQDPVFSQDISFFIFSLPVLSFLVHLGLVLVVLSVLAAAITYVTHGHLAYLQRLQLSQEARVHLTILAVAGFLLLAGRFWLNCYEILYSREGVIFGAGYTDVYARLPCTMILAGVSVLTAIAFAVSIFGKNLRTAVYSGVFFGIAYLALNLYPMVIQTFIVEPNELQMETPYLAHNIGLTRKAYNLDKIEVHDFSGSGDLSREDMAANETTIGNIRLWGWRPLMDSYNQLQSIRSYYEFQGVDLDRYVIDGKYRQVMLSARELDFSKISEQAQTWINEYFVYTHGYGLCLSPVNEVTPEGLPEFFIKDIPPQSNGSFEITRPEIYFGEKTDNPVFVKTAQEEFDYPIGDRNAFTTYQAEKGLGIGSFVRKLLFAWELKNYKILFADDFTSESRVLLHRRIQDRVPKIAPLGLDFDPDPYLVIHEGRLFWIQDGYTSTSRYPYSEPTRGGFNYIRNSLKVVVDAYLGDVTFYVSDPDDPLIQVYSAIFPSTFRPLGEMPEGLRLHLRYPEVLFNVQREMFRTYHMRDTSVFYNKEDVWDIPTEIYRDQEQVMESYYVIMNLPGSQEEEFILLVPYTPRNKNNMISWLAARSDGEHYGTLVLYQFPKQELRYGPLQIEARIDQDPTISPLLTLWSQQGSEVIRGNLLVIPIEDTLLYVEPLYLQAEKSMIPELTRIIVVFDNRVALGETLDEALAAAIWPDEAPGEFRAAAAPGISVDTEVELGRGSPLMVRALQHFNQSQKHLREGNWAAYGEEQERLKQVLEQLVRQSRN; encoded by the coding sequence ATGGGAAGAATACGCACGATGATCCCCCTGCTGCTGATTCTGACGGTCTGGGGTGCGCTCGCCGGAGGGATCAGCCTCTACATCGACTATCTCTGGTTCGATGCCGTCGGCTACCTGGAAGTCTTCCAGACCACACTCGCCTCCAAGTTCCTGTTCTGGCTGGCCGGGTTCGGCGTCAGTTTTCTGATCCTGGGCTCCAACCTCTATCTGGCCGGACGGCGTCACCACGGCATCTACTGGATGAGTCCCGAACTCCAGGCGACAGCCCGGAAGGGCACGCAATTCGTCTTCTGGGTCGCCATTCTGGTCCTGTCGGTTCTGATGGGAATGGTGGTCCAGAGCCAGTGGCTGACCTTCCTCCAGTTCTGGAACCAGGTGCCGACGGGATCACAGGATCCCGTCTTCTCCCAGGACATCTCGTTTTTTATATTCTCCCTGCCGGTCCTGAGCTTCCTGGTCCATCTGGGACTGGTTCTGGTCGTCCTTTCCGTGCTCGCCGCCGCCATCACCTACGTGACCCATGGCCACCTGGCCTACCTGCAGCGCCTGCAACTGAGCCAGGAGGCGCGAGTGCACCTGACGATTCTGGCCGTGGCGGGATTCCTGCTGCTGGCCGGACGGTTCTGGCTCAATTGTTACGAGATTCTCTATAGCCGGGAGGGGGTCATCTTCGGCGCCGGGTACACGGATGTCTACGCCCGCCTTCCCTGCACCATGATCCTGGCCGGCGTCTCCGTCCTGACCGCCATCGCCTTCGCCGTCTCCATCTTCGGGAAGAACCTTCGAACGGCCGTCTATTCGGGAGTCTTCTTCGGCATCGCGTACCTGGCCCTGAATCTCTACCCCATGGTGATTCAGACCTTCATCGTGGAACCCAACGAGCTGCAGATGGAGACGCCTTACCTGGCGCACAACATCGGCCTCACCCGCAAGGCGTACAACCTGGACAAGATCGAAGTGCACGACTTCTCCGGGAGCGGCGACCTCTCCCGGGAGGACATGGCCGCCAACGAGACCACCATCGGGAACATCCGCCTCTGGGGCTGGCGGCCCCTGATGGACTCCTACAACCAGCTTCAATCGATCCGCTCCTACTACGAGTTCCAGGGGGTCGACCTGGACCGCTACGTCATCGACGGGAAATACCGGCAGGTGATGCTGTCGGCCCGGGAACTGGACTTCAGCAAAATCTCGGAGCAGGCCCAGACCTGGATCAACGAGTATTTCGTCTACACCCACGGCTACGGACTCTGCCTGAGCCCGGTCAACGAGGTCACGCCGGAGGGACTTCCCGAGTTCTTCATCAAGGACATCCCGCCCCAAAGCAACGGGAGCTTCGAGATCACCCGTCCCGAGATCTACTTTGGCGAGAAGACCGACAATCCGGTCTTCGTCAAGACCGCTCAGGAGGAGTTCGACTATCCCATCGGCGACCGGAACGCCTTCACCACGTACCAGGCCGAGAAAGGTCTCGGCATCGGCTCCTTCGTACGAAAGCTGCTCTTCGCCTGGGAACTGAAAAACTACAAGATCCTGTTCGCCGACGACTTCACGTCCGAGAGCCGCGTTCTGCTGCACCGGCGCATCCAGGACCGCGTGCCCAAGATCGCTCCGCTTGGGCTGGATTTCGATCCGGACCCCTACCTGGTGATCCACGAGGGGCGCCTCTTCTGGATTCAGGACGGCTACACCTCCACCAGCCGCTATCCCTATTCGGAGCCGACCCGCGGCGGGTTCAACTACATCCGGAATTCACTGAAGGTGGTGGTCGACGCCTATCTGGGAGATGTGACCTTCTACGTCTCCGATCCGGACGACCCCCTGATTCAGGTCTACTCCGCCATCTTTCCCTCCACGTTTCGCCCCTTGGGAGAGATGCCCGAAGGCCTGCGGCTGCACCTGCGGTATCCGGAAGTCCTCTTCAACGTCCAGCGGGAGATGTTCCGCACCTATCACATGCGGGACACCAGCGTCTTCTACAACAAGGAGGACGTGTGGGACATCCCCACCGAGATCTACCGGGACCAGGAACAGGTCATGGAGAGCTACTACGTGATCATGAACCTGCCCGGGTCTCAGGAGGAGGAATTCATTCTTCTGGTCCCCTACACCCCCCGCAACAAGAACAACATGATCTCCTGGTTGGCCGCCCGGTCGGACGGGGAACACTACGGGACCCTGGTTCTCTACCAGTTCCCCAAGCAGGAGCTGCGTTACGGCCCGCTTCAGATCGAAGCCCGCATCGATCAGGACCCGACCATTTCTCCCCTGCTGACACTCTGGAGTCAGCAAGGTTCGGAGGTGATTCGCGGCAACCTACTGGTGATCCCCATTGAGGACACCCTGCTCTACGTCGAGCCGCTCTACCTGCAGGCGGAAAAGAGCATGATCCCCGAGTTGACCCGGATCATCGTTGTGTTCGATAACCGCGTGGCCCTTGGAGAGACGCTGGACGAAGCTTTGGCAGCCGCCATCTGGCCCGACGAGGCGCCTGGAGAATTCCGGGCCGCGGCCGCGCCGGGGATTTCCGTCGATACCGAGGTTGAACTGGGACGCGGCAGCCCCCTGATGGTCCGGGCTCTGCAGCACTTCAATCAGAGTCAGAAACACCTGCGAGAGGGAAACTGGGCCGCCTACGGAGAGGAACAGGAGCGTTTGAAACAGGTCCTGGAACAATTGGTCCGGCAGTCCAGGAATTAG
- a CDS encoding leucine-rich repeat domain-containing protein — protein MSVDFPKITHHCRQRFTGSLLTLTLSLALLATPEQAGAQIVAVCDRTPEVRDEIVKLVPEVSDCADVTEAHLAAIEGEFFHGGWNYILGDWAGGPFPVRAAPPQVEELRAGDFSGLSSLEVLYLDRTPLASLPVGVFAGLSSLKELHLERTQLSTLPVGVFAGLSSLRYLNLFQSQLRILPEGVFSGLSSLKGLYLFQNQLSILPEKIFAGLSSLEELHLANNQPASLPEGVFTGLSSLERLILTNNHLDELPQGIFLDLASLKELDLNKNDLTSLPVNVFSSLSLLERLKLNHNLLSTLSRGAFTGLSSLTSLSVQGNRLDHLPDGAFSGLSSLEELKLSFNQLTRLPVGVFSGLATLKTLSLSTNQLTRLPIAVFAGLFSLERLSLRHNQLVELRAGTFAGLSALNLLDLFDNQLADLPAELFSGLFALRTLFLGRNQLTHLPAGIFSGLSNLGDVRAEPRADPLAIRVSLERVGRGQFKAKAHTGAPRNTVLTVSVVNGVINGGSNSITIPPGSMESSVVSVSRHPRTSSAVSVDIDSYRRNHQSYSYPYLPGLEPVMSPDLPLVVLEPGVDTDFELTFAHFGNGTSIRSELVLVNVGSLPLLPAIFFYDKAGHLIVPSSVVDVRNNLYIRSDGGLSVWTAIPSQGEITISTHGRGELVTGSVRVVAAGPMGGVLRFDGPDIGVAGVGSSPALQDIVFPVRRQPSGVNTGAAIHSLERHPTIVNCQLMQDGEMLEETAVLLAANGQSAWFIDEMFSATETSSFVGSVRCTTPRDELFTGVALEMDFQNRVFTTLPVVPIPSRRTQDYTQLHFPHFANGSSITSDLVLMNVAAGPIRPTIYFYDGAGRLTDPESVVDVGEDLQVRVDGALTIRADLVPLGELTISTHGRGDLVTGSVRVIADGPIGGFLRFDNPEIGVTGVGASQAVQAAIFPARHQAGGIRTGTAIRNLKEKKTQVTCQLMQDGIVLEEKKVPLASNGQTTRLVDELFPESVTSDFEGSVRCTVPNYWRFGGIAVEMDTENRIFTTLPLVPFRQ, from the coding sequence ATGTCAGTCGACTTTCCCAAGATCACGCATCACTGCCGGCAGCGATTCACAGGCTCGCTGCTGACCCTCACCTTGAGCTTGGCCCTGCTAGCCACCCCAGAGCAAGCCGGAGCGCAGATCGTCGCCGTCTGCGACCGAACCCCGGAGGTTCGCGACGAGATCGTGAAGCTCGTGCCGGAAGTCAGTGATTGCGCCGATGTGACCGAGGCCCATCTGGCTGCGATCGAAGGCGAGTTTTTTCACGGCGGCTGGAATTATATTTTGGGCGATTGGGCTGGCGGCCCCTTCCCCGTGCGGGCGGCCCCTCCACAGGTAGAAGAGTTGAGAGCCGGCGATTTTTCCGGGCTCTCCTCGCTGGAAGTTCTTTACTTGGATCGTACGCCTTTAGCCAGTTTGCCGGTTGGAGTCTTCGCCGGGCTCTCCTCGCTGAAAGAGCTCCACCTAGAGCGCACTCAATTGAGCACGCTACCGGTTGGGGTCTTCGCCGGGCTCTCTTCACTGAGATATCTCAATCTGTTCCAGAGCCAGTTAAGGATCTTGCCGGAAGGGGTTTTTTCCGGCCTCTCCTCGTTGAAAGGGCTCTATCTATTCCAGAATCAGTTGAGCATCCTGCCGGAGAAGATTTTTGCTGGGCTCTCCTCGCTGGAAGAACTCCACTTGGCCAACAACCAACCTGCCAGCCTACCGGAGGGGGTTTTCACCGGTCTCTCCTCACTGGAACGTCTTATCCTGACTAACAATCATTTGGACGAATTGCCGCAGGGGATCTTTCTCGACCTTGCCTCGTTGAAGGAGCTCGATCTGAATAAAAACGATCTGACCAGTCTCCCAGTCAACGTCTTCTCTAGTCTTTCACTACTGGAACGGCTCAAGCTGAACCACAATCTGTTGAGCACCTTGTCAAGGGGGGCTTTCACTGGACTCTCATCACTCACATCGCTTTCCGTGCAAGGTAATCGGCTGGACCATCTTCCGGATGGGGCCTTCTCCGGTCTCTCCTCACTTGAAGAACTCAAGCTGAGTTTCAATCAACTGACACGTTTACCCGTTGGGGTCTTTTCGGGTCTTGCCACACTCAAGACGCTCTCCTTGTCGACCAATCAATTGACTCGTCTACCGATTGCCGTCTTTGCCGGCCTCTTCTCGCTTGAAAGGCTCTCGTTACGTCACAATCAACTCGTCGAACTGCGCGCTGGGACCTTCGCCGGCCTCTCTGCGCTGAACCTGCTCGACCTATTCGATAACCAGTTGGCTGATTTGCCTGCGGAGCTCTTCTCAGGTCTATTCGCGCTTAGAACGCTCTTTTTGGGTCGCAATCAGTTGACGCATTTGCCAGCGGGAATTTTTTCCGGTCTTTCCAATTTAGGAGATGTGCGCGCAGAACCCCGCGCCGATCCATTGGCCATTCGGGTTTCACTGGAACGGGTAGGAAGAGGTCAGTTCAAGGCCAAGGCTCACACGGGAGCCCCCCGGAATACCGTCTTGACCGTTTCTGTCGTCAACGGTGTGATCAACGGTGGTTCCAACAGCATCACCATTCCTCCTGGCAGCATGGAAAGCTCTGTGGTCTCGGTTTCCCGCCACCCAAGAACATCCTCTGCCGTTTCAGTGGATATCGACAGCTATCGCCGGAACCACCAATCCTATTCCTACCCCTATCTTCCAGGCCTTGAACCCGTCATGTCCCCCGATTTGCCGCTGGTCGTTTTGGAACCTGGAGTTGACACGGATTTTGAACTGACCTTTGCACATTTTGGGAACGGAACGTCGATCCGATCCGAACTCGTGCTGGTGAACGTGGGCTCACTTCCGCTTCTTCCCGCAATCTTTTTTTACGACAAGGCGGGACACCTCATTGTCCCGTCATCGGTGGTGGACGTCCGGAACAATCTCTATATCCGGTCCGACGGAGGCTTGAGCGTGTGGACAGCCATCCCTTCCCAGGGAGAGATTACAATCTCCACCCATGGGAGAGGGGAGTTGGTCACGGGATCGGTAAGGGTTGTAGCCGCCGGTCCCATGGGCGGGGTGTTGCGCTTTGACGGACCGGATATCGGCGTCGCCGGAGTCGGGTCCAGCCCGGCCTTACAAGACATCGTCTTCCCCGTGCGCCGCCAACCATCAGGTGTCAATACCGGAGCAGCGATCCATAGCCTGGAACGGCATCCCACAATTGTGAACTGCCAACTGATGCAAGACGGAGAGATGCTGGAAGAAACGGCGGTTCTGCTGGCCGCCAACGGTCAATCAGCCTGGTTCATTGATGAGATGTTCTCTGCAACCGAGACATCGAGCTTTGTGGGGTCGGTGCGCTGTACTACTCCTCGAGATGAGTTGTTCACGGGCGTGGCCCTGGAGATGGACTTCCAAAACCGGGTATTCACTACCCTGCCGGTGGTCCCTATTCCGTCGAGGCGAACACAGGACTACACCCAACTGCACTTCCCCCATTTCGCCAATGGTTCCTCCATCACTTCCGACTTGGTGTTAATGAACGTGGCCGCAGGGCCGATTCGTCCAACTATCTATTTCTACGATGGCGCAGGCCGCCTCACTGACCCGGAATCGGTGGTGGATGTCGGAGAAGATCTTCAAGTCCGCGTTGACGGAGCCCTGACCATTCGCGCAGACCTGGTCCCGCTGGGAGAACTTACGATCTCCACCCACGGGCGCGGGGATCTGGTCACCGGGTCGGTGAGAGTCATTGCCGATGGTCCCATCGGTGGATTTCTACGATTCGACAATCCCGAGATCGGAGTCACTGGGGTCGGTGCCAGTCAGGCTGTCCAAGCTGCCATCTTTCCAGCTCGGCACCAAGCGGGAGGAATCCGTACCGGAACGGCAATCCGCAACCTGAAGGAGAAAAAGACACAAGTCACATGCCAGCTGATGCAAGACGGCATAGTGCTGGAAGAGAAAAAAGTTCCTTTGGCGAGCAACGGACAGACCACCCGGTTAGTCGACGAGTTGTTCCCTGAGAGCGTTACCTCCGATTTTGAGGGGTCGGTGCGCTGTACCGTACCCAACTACTGGAGGTTTGGTGGAATTGCCGTAGAAATGGACACCGAAAACCGCATCTTCACGACCTTGCCCTTGGTGCCGTTCCGGCAATGA
- the tadA gene encoding tRNA adenosine(34) deaminase TadA translates to MGTEAVDRWMEVALEEARQAAREGEVPVGAVLVRHGELLARDHNRSIQKSDPTAHAEILVLRRAGELLSNYRLTGSDLYVTLEPCAMCAGALVWARVERLFYGAPDLKAGAVSSRVGLLKPGLFNHAPEVVPGVREAEARRLLQDFFSRLRTNRRAGEGVSPRRAGSPFTGRKSEDIRAG, encoded by the coding sequence ATGGGGACGGAAGCGGTGGATCGTTGGATGGAGGTCGCCTTGGAGGAGGCCCGGCAGGCCGCCCGTGAAGGAGAGGTGCCGGTAGGAGCCGTGCTGGTGCGCCATGGGGAGCTTCTTGCGCGGGACCACAACCGGAGCATCCAGAAATCCGACCCCACGGCCCATGCGGAGATCCTGGTCTTGCGAAGAGCGGGCGAGCTTCTGTCCAACTATCGATTGACCGGCTCGGACCTCTACGTGACGCTGGAGCCCTGCGCCATGTGCGCCGGCGCCCTGGTCTGGGCCCGGGTGGAGCGGCTGTTTTACGGCGCCCCGGACCTGAAGGCGGGAGCCGTATCCTCCCGAGTCGGCCTGTTGAAGCCGGGTCTGTTCAATCACGCCCCTGAGGTGGTGCCGGGCGTCCGGGAAGCGGAAGCGCGCCGGTTGCTGCAGGACTTCTTTTCCCGCCTCAGGACGAATCGCCGCGCCGGGGAGGGAGTCTCCCCCAGGAGAGCCGGAAGCCCCTTTACGGGACGGAAATCGGAGGATATTCGTGCGGGTTGA
- the moaA gene encoding GTP 3',8-cyclase MoaA: METTDVFRRPMKDLRVSVTDRCNYRCRYCMPLDQYVWIEKRELLTFEEIVRLARLFVDLGVGRIRITGGEPLVRRDLHRLLGDLSKIGGLKDLSLTTNGSFLARLAPALRRAGLRRINVSLDTLDPDKFSAITKRGRLEDVLEGILAARDTGMAPIKINTVVIRGINDDEIMDLVEYSREHGLQARFIEYMDVGNANDWSLERTVTKQEILDRIRSRYPLEAVGREESRAPAVNYRFLDGAGQIGIIGSVTEPFCSTCSRVRLTADGQMVTCLFASGGHDLKRLLRGGSSDVEIRSFLERVWSVREDRFSDRRWQQIRTDGYHRKDHRKIEMITLGG; encoded by the coding sequence ATGGAGACGACCGACGTATTCCGCAGACCCATGAAGGATCTGCGAGTCTCGGTGACGGATCGCTGCAACTACCGTTGCCGGTACTGCATGCCGCTGGACCAGTACGTCTGGATCGAGAAGCGGGAGCTGCTGACCTTCGAAGAGATCGTCCGCCTGGCCCGACTCTTCGTCGACCTGGGCGTCGGGAGGATCCGAATTACGGGCGGCGAGCCCCTGGTCCGGCGCGACCTGCACCGTCTGCTTGGGGACCTCTCCAAAATCGGAGGCTTGAAGGACCTGAGCCTCACGACCAACGGCTCGTTCCTGGCCCGATTGGCTCCCGCGTTGAGGCGGGCAGGCCTGCGCCGGATCAACGTCAGCCTGGACACGTTGGATCCGGACAAGTTCAGCGCCATCACCAAACGGGGACGGCTGGAAGACGTGCTGGAGGGGATCCTGGCGGCCCGGGACACCGGAATGGCTCCCATCAAGATCAACACCGTCGTGATCAGGGGCATCAACGACGACGAGATCATGGACTTGGTGGAGTACTCGCGAGAGCACGGTCTGCAGGCCAGGTTCATCGAATACATGGACGTGGGAAACGCCAACGACTGGAGTCTCGAGAGAACCGTCACCAAACAGGAGATCCTGGACCGGATCCGATCCCGGTATCCCCTGGAGGCCGTGGGACGGGAGGAGAGCCGCGCGCCCGCCGTCAACTACCGCTTCCTGGACGGGGCCGGACAGATCGGAATCATCGGATCGGTGACCGAACCGTTCTGTTCCACCTGTAGCCGGGTCCGATTGACAGCCGACGGCCAGATGGTCACCTGCCTGTTCGCCTCCGGGGGCCACGATCTGAAGCGCCTGCTGCGAGGCGGAAGTTCCGACGTGGAGATCCGTTCCTTCCTGGAGCGGGTCTGGTCGGTCCGGGAGGATCGGTTCTCCGATCGCCGTTGGCAACAGATTCGCACCGACGGCTACCATCGGAAAGATCACCGGAAGATCGAGATGATCACCCTCGGTGGGTAA
- a CDS encoding iron-sulfur cluster assembly accessory protein has protein sequence MITLTNDAVNQVQKVISQQAQAFSGVRVAVVGGGCSGFQYTMNLERQGREGDDVLEIDGFKVFVDPQSMLYLDGTEIDYIETTQAAGFQFKNPNVSGSCGCGESFHV, from the coding sequence ATGATTACCCTGACGAACGACGCAGTGAACCAGGTCCAGAAGGTCATCTCGCAACAGGCCCAGGCGTTTTCCGGTGTCCGCGTGGCGGTGGTGGGTGGGGGCTGCTCCGGCTTCCAGTACACCATGAACCTGGAGCGGCAGGGCCGCGAGGGCGATGACGTCTTGGAGATCGACGGCTTCAAGGTCTTCGTGGATCCTCAGAGCATGCTCTACCTGGACGGGACCGAGATCGACTACATCGAGACGACTCAAGCCGCCGGGTTTCAATTCAAGAATCCCAACGTGTCCGGCTCCTGCGGCTGCGGCGAGTCATTTCACGTCTGA